In Kangiella koreensis DSM 16069, the DNA window ATCAAATCAAATCTGCAGGGATATTGGCGGTGCTGATATAGGTTAAGGACACGCTACTTAAGTCTTTGATTTTAAATTGTGAAGCAGGTCTGTTTTAAAGTGATATGTACTAGTCTCAGAAACAAAAACAGCCACCCGAAGGCAGCTGTTTTGGCATAACTTGATTAGCTAATCTATTTAATCAATCAAGCCACGACTTTTTAGCAAGTACTTTGGATCGGCTTCTTTGCCACGGAATTTCTTATACAACTCCAATGGGTCTTCAGTTCCGCCCTTCGATAAAATATATTCGACGAATTTATCAGCTGTTTCCTTATCAAAAATACCATTTTCACGGAATGCCTGGTAAGCATCAGCACCAAAGATTTCTGACCATATATAGCTGTAATAGCCTGCTGAGTAGCCACCCGAGAAGATGTGCGAGAAATAAGTGGTGCGATAACGTGGAGCAATCTCAGGGATCAGTCCAACCTCATCAAGAACCGCTTTTTCAAAAGCATCTGCATCTTTAATCTCATCACCCACTTCCTGAGTGTGCCATGCTAAATCCAACAATGTCGCAGCCATATATTCAGTGGTTGCAAAACCTTGGTTAAACTGAGACGCAGCCTGAATTTTGTCAATCATCTCCTGAGGAATAACTTCGCCGGTCTTGTAATGTTTAGCGAATTTACCCAATACTTCTGGCTCCAACATCCAATTCTCAAGCACTTGCGATGGGAACTCAACAAAGTCACGAGGCACCGAAGTACCGGTTTGCGATGGATAAACGCCGTCAGAAAGCAAACCATGGGTTGCATGACCAAACTCGTGGAATAAAGTGCTCGCCTGATCAAAGGTCAACAATGCTGGCTCATCACCTACTGGGCGCGGAAAGTTTAGGACATTAACGATAATTGGTTTAACGAACTCACCGTCTTCAGTAACGAACTGCTTACGATAAGAGTTCATCCAGGCACCACCACGCTTGCTATCACGAACATAGAAGTCAGCAAGGTAAATACCAATTAACTCACCCTTTTCATCCTTTACTTCGAAAGTACGGACATCCTCATGGTATTTAGGCAAGTCGAAGCGCTCTTCGAAGTTCATTCCAAATAGACGGTTTGCCGTATAGAACACACCTTGAAGAGTGCTATCCAGAGAGAAATAAGGCTTTATTTCTTCTTCGTTAAGCGAGTACTTGGCTTTGCGGATTTTTTCCGCATAGTGACGCCAGTCATGAGCCGCAAAAGTAAAGTCACCGCCCTCTTTATTTATCATTTCCTGCATGGCAGCCACTTCTGCTTTTGCCTGCTTGATTGCAGCTGGCCACACCTGGTCTAACAATTCGGAAACGTTTTCAGCATTTTTAGCAGTACGCTCCTCAAGAACAAAGTCAGCATGTGACTTGTAACCCATCAAGTCAGCTTTTTGTGCTCTAAGGGCAGCTAACTCAATGGCAATATTCTTGTTGTCATACTCGTTATCATTGTCACCACGATTGGTGTAGCCTGAATAAACTTTCTCACGCAGATCACGTCTGGTTGAATTAATCAGGAAAGGATCTTTGCTTGGGCGATGTGTGGTAATGACCCATTTGCCTTCATGGCCGCGCTCTTCAGCTGTTTTAGCAGAGGCATCAATAAACCATTGCGGTAAGCCTGCCAAGTCTTCTTCTTTATCAAGAACCAACTCCCAATTATTGGTTTCAGCAAGCACATTTTCAGCGAACTGTAATGACAATTGAGTCTCTTTCTTATTCAACTCACGCAACTTTTGCTTTTGTTCATCGTTGAGCTCAGCACCACCACGGACAAACGATTTATAGCTATCTTCCAATAGGCGCATCTGATCGGAGCGCAATCCCAGCTCATCTTTCTTAGCGTAGAGTGCAGAAACACGCTTAAACAAATTCTCGTTTAAATTAACATCGTCTCGAAGCGATGAAAGCTGAGGGCCGATCTCTTTTGAAATAGCTTGTAAAGTCGGATTAGTATTAGCTGACGTCAGGTTGTAAAAAACATTCGTCACTTTATTCAATAACTTGCCATTATATTCCATCGCCTCAATCGTATTGGCGAAAGTTGGCTCTTCTGGATTATTCGCAACCTCATCAACTTCAATGCGAACTTCGGCAATAGCACGCTCAAAAGCGGGCTTGAAATGTTCATCTTTAATCTGGTCGAAAGGTGGCATGCCGTACGGTGTATCCCACTCTTCAAAAAATGGATTAGATGCAGTTGCATCATTCTTGGTATCCGTACCGTTAGCTCCATCCACTGACTCTATAGACTGAGCTTTTTCGGATTCAACAGGACTCTTCTGCTCCGAACTATCATTCGAGCACCCTGCTGCAATTAATGCAGACATTACGGCTGCGGCTACGGTTAGTTTTTTCATCATAATTACCTTGATCATAGTTACTTTAAATTTAGATTTCCCCAATACACACCTGCAAACAAGTGTGCCAAAATCTCATATAACCCATCGGTTATACGGGCTCCCAGGGTAATAGGCAAGGTGGTCGCTTAGCAAATATGTAACAAATCTCAACAAAATAAGCGTGCGGGGGTATTTTAAGCATCAATTGTTAGCGGGCTACATTCTGTTAATACTCAGTTAAGCTATTGATATGCTATGCTTTGCGCACATCAGCAGAAATAAATATAACATTATGAGAATTGGGGTCTTTTTACTGTTTTGGAGCTTGTCCAATACCAGTCTGGCTAATGATGCAGAGCCTCTGAACCAATGCCAGAGTGCCATAAAGTCACGCCCACACTCTGAAGCTCTAAAGACCTGCCTGCACTCCCTGGAAGCGCAGCAAAATAAAAGCTCTCCAGTGACGATTCAGCTCTGGCTTGAATTAGCCGACTTATACTCACAGCAAGGTCTTCACGCCGATACTGATTATTATTTAGCCAAAATTAAGCAAAGTGAGTTTTTCCTCAGTAATACAGAGGTTCAATATCGTTGGAACCGATTGGTAGGTCTTAAATTATTGCATCAAACCAAGTATGAACAGGCCAAAGAATATCTCCACCAAGGCTACAAGATTGCGAAAAACGAAAGTAATAAAGAATGGCTTGCCAAAAGCAGTAATGATCTGGGATTGATCCACTTTAAGCAGCTTGATTACAAAAACGCCCTCTTGTATTACAAGGAAAGCCTTAAGCATAAAGAAGCGATTGGTAACCTTTATTATATAGGTACGACGCTTAATAACCTTGGCCTGCTAAATAAGGATATGGGAGATATCGAACAGTCCATCAGCTATTACGAACAGGCGCTACAAACCTATTTGGATTACACTCAGCTTGATGACTTTGATGTTCGCGTCTTTTCGAATATTTCCCACCTCTACGAAGATCTCGCTGTTATTTATGCTCTCAGCGGCAATAATGAGAAACAAAACCAATACATAGATAAAATTATTGCCACTTTCTCTACTAAGCTTTCAAACAATGAAAAAGTCAGGGCTTTAAAAAATCTTGCTCTGGTTCATATCAAGCAAAAGCAAAGCAGCGAAGCGCGTAAATTTATAGATAAGGCAAGAAAGTTTGCAGGGGATGACTCAAACTATCTTGATGAAATCTACTACATTGAAGCCTATATCAGCTATTTAGAGAAGAACTATGAGCAAGCCATATCGCTAGTCAATACCGCGATAAGTCATACCAAAGAACATAGTAAACCGCGAGTGTTAAGTGACTCTCATCAGCTGCTATACACTATCTACGAACAACGAGGTCAATATCAAAAAGCCTTCGAGCACCTAAACAAACATTACCAGTACAAAGAGCAAGAGCTTCAAGCGCAATACCAAAGCGATTTTCAGTTGATTAAGCAGCAAATATCCAAGGAGCGATTGGAGCGCCAACTGGTCACCGAACAATTAGCCAATGAGAAGCAGAGCAATAGAATCCGCTCATTATCGAATATTATTCTTGCCTCTTTAATCATTCTTCTGGCTCTGGCCTTTCTTGTCATTTTTCTGGTTTACCGAAAACGCAAAGAAAAGCAGGCTCTACTGGCCTCTATAAAGTCACATAAAGAAAAATTATTATTACTAGAGTCCGAAGCACTGCAAGAAAAAGATAGCTTAGAAGATAAAAATTCTGAGCAAAAAAGTTTGCTAGCAGAAAGATTCGACGATGAAGCCTGCACCGATGAACAATTTAGACAGTCCCTGGTAGAACTGCTGATAGAAACAGTTAATCTATGGGAGAAAGCGAGTCAGTTGGACAGGATTGAGCTTGCCGAAAAAAGTCGCATATGGCGAGTATCAATTGATGAAGGTCGTCTAAGAACACGATCTCTGGATAAATACCTGAATATCCAAAAAATCCCGCAGAACCCGCGCTGGCGTAATGTGGTTAAAACGAGCCACTACGTATTAGCCGAGTGTGAGCTAAGCCAAAGTGACCGAGCTTTATTAGAAGACAAACTTGAACAGGTTATGTCTCTTATTAAAGCCCGATCCATGGAACATGGTTAAAGCTTAAAAAGTGCTACGAACTTTTATCGGCTCTACCTCACGTATCTCATAAACACAGTCAAAGCTCAGCCCCTGAGTGAAATCATAGTTAACATGATGTCCGTCTGCGGCCTGTAAATTATCCACAAAGCTCAGAGGTGCTGTAAAACGAGGTATCAATCCCTGTGGGTATTGATCGGCATGTAGCGAAGAATAAGCGTTACAGGTATTGGTGCCAATCATTGCAGCTTGATAAAAATGGTCAACCTGACCGCAGGTTTTCTGGTTCGACACCTTCTCACTCTCTAACTCACAAGTCTCTTTTGACTGTGTGCCACCCTTCTTATGCGCCAACCAGCTGGCATAATCGAAAAACTGCGCATAATTGGTGTATTGATGGTTCAATTGCGCTTCATTAAAGTTAAAGCTCACCACAACAGCGACATTAGCATTATTAGTATTGAATGAGTCGGTTGGTAATTCATGAGCTTTTAGAGGCGAAAGTAAGGCTAGGCTTGTTAAAGCAAAGCATATTTTTTTCATAATCTGTATGACTCCAATCATTGATTTTATTTGTCAATCTACACTCTAGGCGGGAATATCCAGTTTGACCAGTTTTATATAGGGTAAAAATGGGTAAATAACATTAAAAACAATAGGTTATGAAAAGCCTGTAGCTTATATATCTACCATCCAAATCGCTTGCCACAATTCTTATTTGACATGACTATATTCGAATAATGCGTGCAACTGTACATTATTTAAACAGCAATACTGTTAAAATACCTCTAAGTAACGCTAGATAAGGAGGTTTATCATGTCACGCTTACTCTATCGATGCGACAATCTCGCAGAAATTGAAAACACCTATAAAGATCTTCGCGATGCCGGTGTTGAAGATGCCCACCTGCATGTCATTGCCAAACAGGATGGTCAATTGTTAAGACGTGGTCTGAATGCCGCTAATACCTGGTATAAAACCGATATCCTTAATGGCTGGAGTAAAGGTGTACGTTATGGCTTAGCTGCCGGTATTCTTGCCAGCCTGATTTTTGCCGCTTCTGAGGTGTTCAGTGGTTACTATGGCTTTTGGGGGATACTGACCACTCTTGTTGTGTTTACCGCTTTTGGCACCTGGCTGGGTGGCTTTATAGGCTTACAAACTAAAAACCACGCTCTTAAAGACTTCTATCATTTCGTTGATGAGGGTGAGTATTTGCTGCTGATTGATCTCAGTTTGGCCGAGGCTAAACACATCAAAACAGTTTTACAATATCACCCCAACCTTAAACTGGTCAGTGATGAAGTGGAAACCACCATTCCTTTGGACATCATGGAGCGTATGCACTGAGCTGTTTGTTTATCCCGCGTTTCAATTAGCCCCCGAAAGAGGCATAATAGCGCCTTTTTCAGGGAGTCCTTGCCATGAGCATTCTTAATACCCTAACTGAGCGCGCCAATAACCAATGTGAATTATGCGGCTCTAACGAAAACCTATCCGTTTATGAAGTCCCGCCAGCAGAAGCAAACTCCGACAAATGCATTCTAGTTTGTTCAACCTGTAGCAGCCAGCTCGAAACCCCAGAGTCGATTGATGTAAACCATTGGCGTTGTTTAAATGATTCGATGTGGAGCCAGGTTCCTGCTGTTCAGGTTGTATCTTGGAGAATGCTCAAAAAGCTCGCAAGCATGGGTGAAACCTGGGCTCAAGATCAGCTCGATATGATGTACATGGAAGATGAAGTGCGTCAATGGGCTGAAATGAGTCTAGCCGATGACTCTCGTGAACCAACCCTCGACAGCAACGGCACGCCACTGCAAGCTGGTGATAATGTGGTACTGATCAAAGACCTCGACGTCAAAGGCGGAGGCTTCACCGCCAAAAGAGGAACCGCAGTACGCGGCATATCTTTAAGCGATAATCCTTTGCATATTGAAGGCCGCGTCAACGGCCAAAGAATCGTCATAATTGCTGCCTACGTGAAGAAGTCGTAACTGACAAAACTCCACAAGATAATCACACACTCTAAAGCATGTCATCCTGACGAAAGTCAGGATCTGCTCTTTAGTGCCTTTTGCCATCCTCCTAATTTCTAACCTTCCGCTTCTGCCTATACCAAAACCAAAACCAAACCCCAGTAACCGATAACAAAATCAAAGCCAATCCACTGAGGAAGATCAGCGTCAGATAGATATTGCCACCAATATTGGCGATATGAAGTGGATAGACTTTTTGCGCTAGTCGATAACCCAAAGTCTGCTCGCGAATATTGGTCCATTCGCTAACCTCATGGGTTGCGGAATCAAAGGCAATTCTTGTGCGACCATTTTTGTGCCACTCTTCAGGCTGAGTCATTCGCATACTGTTTGAAGCCCAGGAAATTAACTTAGGTTGAGCTTCGGGCATTATGACTTCGGCTGCCGCAAAGCGCTCCTGCCAGCTTGCACTGCTTAAAATGGGAATGTCTATTAATGGCCGCTCTTGACCCTTCTGAGGGAAGAGTGTCTGCAGAGCTGTTCCCACGGCAGTGCTATACATCATGGCAGTGCCAGTTGCTACAGCAATGAGGATGGGCACAAA includes these proteins:
- a CDS encoding PhnA domain-containing protein, with product MSILNTLTERANNQCELCGSNENLSVYEVPPAEANSDKCILVCSTCSSQLETPESIDVNHWRCLNDSMWSQVPAVQVVSWRMLKKLASMGETWAQDQLDMMYMEDEVRQWAEMSLADDSREPTLDSNGTPLQAGDNVVLIKDLDVKGGGFTAKRGTAVRGISLSDNPLHIEGRVNGQRIVIIAAYVKKS
- a CDS encoding tetratricopeptide repeat protein — translated: MRIGVFLLFWSLSNTSLANDAEPLNQCQSAIKSRPHSEALKTCLHSLEAQQNKSSPVTIQLWLELADLYSQQGLHADTDYYLAKIKQSEFFLSNTEVQYRWNRLVGLKLLHQTKYEQAKEYLHQGYKIAKNESNKEWLAKSSNDLGLIHFKQLDYKNALLYYKESLKHKEAIGNLYYIGTTLNNLGLLNKDMGDIEQSISYYEQALQTYLDYTQLDDFDVRVFSNISHLYEDLAVIYALSGNNEKQNQYIDKIIATFSTKLSNNEKVRALKNLALVHIKQKQSSEARKFIDKARKFAGDDSNYLDEIYYIEAYISYLEKNYEQAISLVNTAISHTKEHSKPRVLSDSHQLLYTIYEQRGQYQKAFEHLNKHYQYKEQELQAQYQSDFQLIKQQISKERLERQLVTEQLANEKQSNRIRSLSNIILASLIILLALAFLVIFLVYRKRKEKQALLASIKSHKEKLLLLESEALQEKDSLEDKNSEQKSLLAERFDDEACTDEQFRQSLVELLIETVNLWEKASQLDRIELAEKSRIWRVSIDEGRLRTRSLDKYLNIQKIPQNPRWRNVVKTSHYVLAECELSQSDRALLEDKLEQVMSLIKARSMEHG
- a CDS encoding M3 family metallopeptidase produces the protein MKKLTVAAAVMSALIAAGCSNDSSEQKSPVESEKAQSIESVDGANGTDTKNDATASNPFFEEWDTPYGMPPFDQIKDEHFKPAFERAIAEVRIEVDEVANNPEEPTFANTIEAMEYNGKLLNKVTNVFYNLTSANTNPTLQAISKEIGPQLSSLRDDVNLNENLFKRVSALYAKKDELGLRSDQMRLLEDSYKSFVRGGAELNDEQKQKLRELNKKETQLSLQFAENVLAETNNWELVLDKEEDLAGLPQWFIDASAKTAEERGHEGKWVITTHRPSKDPFLINSTRRDLREKVYSGYTNRGDNDNEYDNKNIAIELAALRAQKADLMGYKSHADFVLEERTAKNAENVSELLDQVWPAAIKQAKAEVAAMQEMINKEGGDFTFAAHDWRHYAEKIRKAKYSLNEEEIKPYFSLDSTLQGVFYTANRLFGMNFEERFDLPKYHEDVRTFEVKDEKGELIGIYLADFYVRDSKRGGAWMNSYRKQFVTEDGEFVKPIIVNVLNFPRPVGDEPALLTFDQASTLFHEFGHATHGLLSDGVYPSQTGTSVPRDFVEFPSQVLENWMLEPEVLGKFAKHYKTGEVIPQEMIDKIQAASQFNQGFATTEYMAATLLDLAWHTQEVGDEIKDADAFEKAVLDEVGLIPEIAPRYRTTYFSHIFSGGYSAGYYSYIWSEIFGADAYQAFRENGIFDKETADKFVEYILSKGGTEDPLELYKKFRGKEADPKYLLKSRGLID